The genomic region ACAATGAAAGTGCGGGGCCTATCGTGACCGCCGCCGATCAGGAAGCTGCGCTTCGCCGTGCCTGGAAAGAAATTTCAACGGTCGTCGACATCGCCATCATGCTGGCCGGCGGCATCGCAATCCTCGCAGCAGCTATGATCGGTCATGCCCTGCTTCCCGCGCGGTCGATCATCGGTGCGTTGCAAGAGATCGAAGAAGGGCATCTCGGGCAACGTCTCGGAAAATTCAAAAGCACTGAATTCAATCATATTGCGAATGCCGTCAACCGTCTTGCTGCAACACTGAAGCAAACAAACCAAGAGCGCATGGCGCTCACAGCGCGGTTGTTCCAAGTTCAAGAAGAGGAACGGAGGTCGCTCGCGCGCGATCTCCATGACGAATTTGGCCAAGCGCTGGCTGCCACGAGGGCACTCGCAACTGTCATCGAGGCCAGTGCGCCTGATCGGCCAAATATCGCACGTGACGCAAGGGCCATTGCAGCCACGCAAGAACGGCTGATGGGAACGCTTCGCACGACACTCATCCGATTGCGTTCGCAAAGCATCGAGGAGCTTGGGTTGGAAGCAAGTCTTCGCCAGCTGATCACCGACTTCAACGCGCAATCGAAGACGGGCACGATTTTTCGCCTGCAGATGACGGGGCGGTTGGCCGGCCTTCAGAAACGTGTCGCGGTAGATCTCTATCGCATCGTTCAGGAATGCCTGACAAATGCCAGCAAACACGGCCGACCAACGGAAGTAAGGGTTCGTCTCGATCATCACGGCTTTGGCGAGCCGCATGTCACGTTGAGCGTCGAGGATGACGGCGGCGGCGACAGCCGGCATCTATCCACGACCGCCGGTCACGGGATTCTTGGCATTCGTGAGAGATTGGCAGGGCTCGGCGGTTCGCTGCAGATCGCGGATGCGCCAAAAGGCATCCTGATATCGGCTCGCGTGCCATTGGACAGTGAAGGCGCGGCTACATGAAACCGATTTCGATACTGCTCGTCGATGACCATCCGATCGTGAGGGAAGGATATCGTCGCCTTCTCGAATTGCGACCTCGGTTTATCGTGTGTGCGGAGGCCGAAGATGCCAACCAGGCCTATATTGCCTACAAAGCTCATAGGCCTTCCGTCGTCATCATGGATCTGTCGCTGGTAGGGGTCAGCGGTGTGGAGGCATTGCGCCGGATCCGAGAGTTGGACAAGGATGCCAAAATCCTAATTTTCAGCATGCACGCAGGAAGTGCTTTTGCGCTCAAAGCGTTTGAGGCGGGTGCTCGCGGCTATATCACCAAAAGCAGCGCGCCTGCTGAACTCATCAAAGCAGTCGAAGTCATTGCGGAAGGCGGCCGCGCCATGAGCGAAGACATTTCGCGCGCGATTGCTGCCGATCGCCTGAGCGGTGACAGGGCAATCGATGCCCTTTCTCCGCGCGAAACAGAGGTGCTGCGCCTCGTTGCTACGGGCCTCAGCAGTGAGTCGATTTCATCGCTGCTTAATCTTAGTTTGAAGACGGTGCGCAACATTCACTACGCCGTGAAATCCAAGATTGGCGCGGAAAACGATGCGCATCTCGTGTGGCTGGCGCTCGCCGCGGGACTTATTCCTGCAGACAGCGTGATCACGCACTAAGCGGGTATATTGCCCGGAAGCCCGAGGGCACCGTGCTCTAGTTCGCCCGAAAACTTCGAGCTACCTCCTTTCCCGTCGATCGCAAAAGCCCTCATAGGAGGTGCAACGATTGATGCTGCTCTGCAGCCAAGAGAAAGTCGGGAGGAAGCTGCTATGACTTTGGATTCGTCGATACCCAGCCATCTGCGCTGTCCGCGAACCCGCACGCGCCAAGTGAGCGATAAATGGGTTCCGCCGGTGCCGGCGTTTTCCTCGCGCCCGGATCCGTCGATAGAAAATATCGTGATGTCGTATTTCGGCGTGCAGGTCGAGGGGGAGGAGAAGAAAGATCAGGCACTCGCAGCGCTACAGAACATCGTCGCCTCGTTTAAAGAGCAGAACGGACCGGCACGATACGACTTGGTCCGATTCATCGACGCCCAAGGGTATTTCAATGCCATCGCCGTCGGCTACTGGCTCGATACGGATACCTTTCATAAATGGAATGAAAGTCCCGCTATCGCCAATTGGTGGGCGTCAGATAAGCGCCTCACTGAAGGCGTTGGCTACTTCCGTGAAATCCTGCGTCCACGCATGGAGCAATTTGAAACCATCTTCACGCATAAGCACGGTCCGTTCGAGGGCGTTAGCGTACTTTTCGGCGAGATGAGCGAACCTATCATCGAGCACGGCTATTGGGGCTCGATGCGCGATAGGCTGCCGTTGTCACAGACCAGCACGATGGACCCGGAGGGCGAACTCTCGCTTAGCTCCGGATCTCCGGCGTTGGGTGGACGAGTGATTATCAATGGGCATGATAATCTTACGCTCATTCGTTCCGGCGAAGACTGGAGCACGACCGAGGGCGAAGAACGTCGTACATGGTATGAGGAAATAGAACCGGTCCTGCACGAAGGCATGAACTATCTGCGTGACGACGGACTCGAGGTCGGCTGCTATTGCAACCGCTATCTCCATCACATGGATGAGAATGGGAACAAAACCGAGAGAGGATTTGGATACAGCCTCTGGCGATCGGTTTCGGTACTCGAAACATGGGGCGCAACGCACCAAACGCACCTTCAGATCTTCGTCACGTTCAACCGGCTGGCGAAGAAATTCAAAAATTTGACGCTCTATCACGAAGTGTCGGTATTCGATGGTGCGAACCAATACTACGAGTATATCAACTGCCATCCGCAGACCGGTCTTATGCGCGCGATCTGACGGCAGAATTTCGTGGAATGAAAATGGAGATACACCTCAGCGGACAAATTCGCCACGTCTGTGGCAGTTAGTTGTTTGCTGAGGTTTCTTGCAAAGATCTGTTCGAAGTAGACGGCGACATTGCGGCAAGCCAAATAATTGAGTCTATCTCACGTTCCCAGTGGACATATTCGACGGACAATCCGGTCCGAGATATTTCCCGTCGATCGTCACGCCCATGTGAGCAACGCCGTCTTGCGGCGGATCGAACGTGATCTTGGACATGGCGCGGTACCACGTTGAAAAATTGCCAGTCAGTACTGTGCTGGTCGTTTCTTTGCCCGCGCCAGTCGTACAAACCACGTCAACGTATCGCTCATCGCCAAGAGCCCTAACGTCGGACGTCGTGCAATTCTTTTTATCTATCCCGGTCACAATCGGATCATTTCTTGTGATGCACGCGTCGAACGTTTTCATACCGACCGTCGCCGCAACCGTCGTCAGCTGCCAGTGCCCGGCCTTTCGAACGGGTAGTTGAGTGGCTACCGCCGCGGAGCTTGCAGCCATCAGGCATGAGAAAAAAACAGAAATTCGAAGACGAGAAAAACACATTTCTGTCGCTTCCGATTTGCGTAGGCGGGTCTCCGGCTGTCGCTGCATGAGAACCGATTTCAGCTGAGCGTCATACCGATTGCGCGAACGGCACGTCCACGGTCGGTCTATGATCTGACCCTAGACAGGCGCCGAACCACGTCGCGCATCGCGATCTTGCCGTCGGCCACCTATTACTGGCGACCGCATCAGCGGCCACTCGGTGACCGAGGTGTGTCATGCTTCAGTTGGCGGTTACTGCCGGCGGCTCGATCGTCAGATTGGGCATGACTGTGAACGTTCCGTCGAATAGCCGCTTGGTTGGATCGGTCACCGGCGTAACGATATTGCGTGCCGGTAAGCCTGTGGTCTTATCGATGTAAACGCTTTGCTGGTTCGGCACCGACATGGCCGAGACGCGTGGTCCCTTGTCCTTGGCGTCGGCTGCAAGCGGCATTGCAAGAGTGCCTTGGTAGACTGCGTAGGTTTTGCCTTCGAAATCCTTGTCGCCCGCGCACTTATAGTCGGTGCCGATTTTCGGCGGTTGCGCGACCGTTTCCTTGATCTGATTGGCGACGGTATCCGCGAACGATTGAGGCAACTCCGCCCAGACGCCTTGCTGGTTGGACCAGGCGCGCTTGCCGATCACGATCATCTCCATCGGCATCGGCTGGTTCGAGACTTCGACGATTTGGTGCATCCGATCGGGAAGAACGTAGTCGGCTTTCATCTTCAACGAACCGTCAGCATTCGTAATCGTGGTTTCAAGACGAAATGCTTTCGCGTCTCGTAGCTTTGCGAACGCCGCATCGACTTGGTCCTTGCACGACTGATCGGCGAAAGCCGGACCGGCGATGAAGGCCAATAATCCGATAACAAAAAATCTCATGAGAATCCTACCCGAGCCGTTTCCGAAGTTTTTGTATTTTTGCAGTTGAACGGATGGCCCAGGAACACATGCCAAGTCACTGCAATTCCGGCTACCAAACCTTCCCGAGGCGCATTGGCGGCACAGAACGATCGTTTATTCTCTGTCCCGACATTTCAGGCAGGTGATCGATGGCAATGCGCATCAGCTCGGGGAGCGATTTTACGCCAAGCTTCGTTTTGATTTGGGAGCATGTGTTTGCAATTGTTTTATAGCTGACGTGCAATTCGTCGGCGATAGCTGCATATTGCTTGCCTTGGGCAATCAGCTCCAACGTTTGCAATTCGCGCAACGTCATGCCGTTGAGGGGGTTGGTCCGACCTTTTGTTTCCATAACGGCAATCGCGGACGCAATGGCATGACTCAGAAACGCCTTGCCCTGACGCACAGCCTGCAGCGCCTTCACGATATCTACGGACGATGTATCTTTTAGGATGTAGCCATTAGCACCGAGTCGCAACGATTGACTGGCGATCATGGGGTCTTCGTGCATCGTCAACACGAGGATCGGCGTGTGCTTGTCGTGGATGCGAAGGCGCCGGATAAACGATAGCCCTCCGAGCACACCTTTCTTGATTGCAAGGTCGATGATGATGAGATCGGGTTTATCGTGGCGATAGGCGCGAAATCCCTCAATGAGATTTGACGCGAGCATGATATCGTCGATGCCGGCATCTTCAAGCACACGGCGGCAGCCTTGCAGCACGATGGGATGGTCGTCGATCACGAGAATTTTGGTCATGCGGTCGCCTGAGAAAATGCGTTGATGGAACCACCGTGAAGATCTCGGGGCCACAACGGGATTTTGATTGAAATCGTGGTGCCGTGGGGTTCGTGACCGGCGATGACGAGACTGCCCCCCGATGCCAGAACGCGCTCTCTCATCGCAGATAATCCAAAGCCTGCTTGCACGTCGGGCTTCAGGCCGACGCCATCGTCGCTGATGCGTAGGGCGATTGCGTCTTGATCGCTGCCAGCGCCTTGACTGGCCTCTTCGCGAAGCTGGACGACAATGTGCGTCGCCTGACCGTGCCGAATGGCATTCGTCAGGGCCTCTTGTGTTGAGCGATAGACGGTGAGGTCGATGCGCTCACCGTAGGGCCTGATGAGCGGGGTGACCGAAAGGCCGATGCGAACGTTGGGATGGCGCCGTTCGAAATCATAGACGAGGTCTTGAATGAGCGCAGAGAGAGGTACTTTGCCGACGGAAACAGGATGAAGGCGCTTCAAAAGCGCGCGATTCATCGCCTTGAGGCGCGAGGAAATCGACAGGATTTCATCCGTTCTTTTGCGGATGGCTTCAGCACTGTCTTCGCGGAGCGCATCGGTGAGACGGCTGATTGATTCCGCGTTCGCGGTAATTCCAAAAAGGCAGGGACCAGCCTCATCATGGAGTTCGCGCGCAATCTCGCGCCGCTCATCTTCTTGCACGGATTGAATCTGCCGATAGAGCTCGCCGTTTTCTTCTCGCGCCTGATCGAGCGATGCAGCAAGCGAATTGAACTTCACTGCAATGTCGGCAACTTCGCTCACTTTTGGAATTTTGAGGCGCTGCGACCGCTCACCCGCTTCAAGCGCCACCAGTCCCTTGGCAAGGTCCGTCAGCGGATTGAGGATACGGCCGAGAACAATATAGAAAGCCAAGACGATGAAGACGATGGCGACGACCGCGACCGTCGCAAAGGCTGAGAGCTGCTCCCACTTCTCCGCGATCTCGTCGTCCGGGTCTCCCTTCAGAATGAGCGAGCGGCCGTTCGGCTCAATGCTGATGACGCGGGTATGATCGTTACCGCCCTTCGGCATCATCAGTGCCTCGAACCAGTCGGGCGTGCGATCGTTGGCGTCATCGATATCGGACACAGTTTCGGGTGATCGCAGGACGCGCATCGGCTTGCCCGGATCTTCGACGTAAACGCGGGCATGACGCAGGTGCTGAATTTCGTGGGCAACGAGATTATCGAGTTCGGAGAGATGATTTTCGGCGTTGATCCGCCGAACAAGCTCGCGCAGATAGCCTTCCGCAGTATCCATCGACGCTTCGATTTCGACGTTCACGGATTGGCGGCCGTTGAGGACGGCTGTTGCTCCCATCAGTACGGTGGCAAGAAAAA from Hyphomicrobium sp. MC1 harbors:
- a CDS encoding DUF3617 domain-containing protein; translation: MQRQPETRLRKSEATEMCFSRLRISVFFSCLMAASSAAVATQLPVRKAGHWQLTTVAATVGMKTFDACITRNDPIVTGIDKKNCTTSDVRALGDERYVDVVCTTGAGKETTSTVLTGNFSTWYRAMSKITFDPPQDGVAHMGVTIDGKYLGPDCPSNMSTGNVR
- a CDS encoding response regulator transcription factor → MTKILVIDDHPIVLQGCRRVLEDAGIDDIMLASNLIEGFRAYRHDKPDLIIIDLAIKKGVLGGLSFIRRLRIHDKHTPILVLTMHEDPMIASQSLRLGANGYILKDTSSVDIVKALQAVRQGKAFLSHAIASAIAVMETKGRTNPLNGMTLRELQTLELIAQGKQYAAIADELHVSYKTIANTCSQIKTKLGVKSLPELMRIAIDHLPEMSGQRINDRSVPPMRLGKVW
- a CDS encoding sensor histidine kinase; the encoded protein is MRLLTLLIIRLMAAVLLCLSVAIACLVWDAHRSIEGDVTATATRVNQRLQALYWQHMVWHNGISRGSLVPLPDWDTVETQSIISPGVCVTFALPGGDPRKLCSQVEALGPPAPAWFARLYLATLGVYPPVVRPLSIHNESAGPIVTAADQEAALRRAWKEISTVVDIAIMLAGGIAILAAAMIGHALLPARSIIGALQEIEEGHLGQRLGKFKSTEFNHIANAVNRLAATLKQTNQERMALTARLFQVQEEERRSLARDLHDEFGQALAATRALATVIEASAPDRPNIARDARAIAATQERLMGTLRTTLIRLRSQSIEELGLEASLRQLITDFNAQSKTGTIFRLQMTGRLAGLQKRVAVDLYRIVQECLTNASKHGRPTEVRVRLDHHGFGEPHVTLSVEDDGGGDSRHLSTTAGHGILGIRERLAGLGGSLQIADAPKGILISARVPLDSEGAAT
- a CDS encoding phenylacetaldoxime dehydratase family protein; the protein is MTLDSSIPSHLRCPRTRTRQVSDKWVPPVPAFSSRPDPSIENIVMSYFGVQVEGEEKKDQALAALQNIVASFKEQNGPARYDLVRFIDAQGYFNAIAVGYWLDTDTFHKWNESPAIANWWASDKRLTEGVGYFREILRPRMEQFETIFTHKHGPFEGVSVLFGEMSEPIIEHGYWGSMRDRLPLSQTSTMDPEGELSLSSGSPALGGRVIINGHDNLTLIRSGEDWSTTEGEERRTWYEEIEPVLHEGMNYLRDDGLEVGCYCNRYLHHMDENGNKTERGFGYSLWRSVSVLETWGATHQTHLQIFVTFNRLAKKFKNLTLYHEVSVFDGANQYYEYINCHPQTGLMRAI
- a CDS encoding ATP-binding protein, whose product is MRFQNVMVRAVDVMQMTSRFSGLGARVRKGAWFGRSIRQQVLLAISAMLFLATVLMGATAVLNGRQSVNVEIEASMDTAEGYLRELVRRINAENHLSELDNLVAHEIQHLRHARVYVEDPGKPMRVLRSPETVSDIDDANDRTPDWFEALMMPKGGNDHTRVISIEPNGRSLILKGDPDDEIAEKWEQLSAFATVAVVAIVFIVLAFYIVLGRILNPLTDLAKGLVALEAGERSQRLKIPKVSEVADIAVKFNSLAASLDQAREENGELYRQIQSVQEDERREIARELHDEAGPCLFGITANAESISRLTDALREDSAEAIRKRTDEILSISSRLKAMNRALLKRLHPVSVGKVPLSALIQDLVYDFERRHPNVRIGLSVTPLIRPYGERIDLTVYRSTQEALTNAIRHGQATHIVVQLREEASQGAGSDQDAIALRISDDGVGLKPDVQAGFGLSAMRERVLASGGSLVIAGHEPHGTTISIKIPLWPRDLHGGSINAFSQATA
- a CDS encoding response regulator transcription factor, whose protein sequence is MKPISILLVDDHPIVREGYRRLLELRPRFIVCAEAEDANQAYIAYKAHRPSVVIMDLSLVGVSGVEALRRIRELDKDAKILIFSMHAGSAFALKAFEAGARGYITKSSAPAELIKAVEVIAEGGRAMSEDISRAIAADRLSGDRAIDALSPRETEVLRLVATGLSSESISSLLNLSLKTVRNIHYAVKSKIGAENDAHLVWLALAAGLIPADSVITH